In Urechidicola croceus, a single window of DNA contains:
- a CDS encoding IMPACT family protein produces MSLVDTYRTIDKIFESEVFKDKGSKFIGYAFPVIDEGQIKIYIEELKSKHHKARHWCYAWRLGKENFRFRANDDGEPGNSAGQPIYGQIQSFDLTNVLVVVVRYFGGTKLGVSGLINAYKNAAKDVLEVSKIVVKTIDLHFVILFEYEHLDKVMRIIKDKNLTIVHQKMEMSCEFEISVRKKEVESTLLAFENLRCLTIKEKEG; encoded by the coding sequence TTGAGTTTAGTAGATACATATAGAACTATTGATAAAATTTTTGAAAGTGAGGTTTTTAAGGATAAAGGAAGTAAATTTATAGGTTACGCTTTTCCAGTTATTGATGAGGGTCAAATTAAGATTTATATTGAAGAATTGAAATCAAAACATCATAAGGCTAGGCATTGGTGTTATGCTTGGCGTTTAGGAAAAGAAAATTTTAGATTTAGAGCAAATGATGATGGTGAACCAGGAAATAGCGCAGGTCAACCAATTTATGGGCAAATTCAATCGTTTGATTTAACAAATGTTCTTGTTGTAGTGGTGCGTTATTTTGGTGGAACAAAATTGGGAGTAAGTGGTCTTATAAATGCATATAAAAATGCTGCTAAAGATGTTTTGGAGGTTTCAAAAATTGTTGTGAAGACAATAGATCTACATTTTGTAATTTTATTTGAATATGAACATCTAGATAAAGTTATGCGGATTATTAAAGATAAAAATCTCACAATAGTACATCAAAAAATGGAAATGAGTTGTGAGTTTGAGATTAGTGTACGAAAAAAAGAGGTAGAATCAACGCTTTTGGCATTTGAAAATCTACGATGTTTAACTATTAAAGAAAAAGAGGGTTGA